A region of Myxococcus stipitatus DSM 14675 DNA encodes the following proteins:
- a CDS encoding HEAT repeat domain-containing protein: protein MSESKPVSQEQRESSLRDILGSDRTAMVQAATLLSSDASTTSQLVELLQSERRIETRHAILYALSWHSDLKLWDLMVQMLSDSNEAPLVRGQAAEGLAYMFSKVRTVSREFEVAVNALAAALKDPSPEVRYCAVHALGTTGHPPVKTMLEEMLVDQNRAEGWVGTVGEAASRAIETLELAHGMRIKGEL from the coding sequence ATGAGTGAGAGCAAACCAGTATCTCAGGAACAACGTGAATCCTCGCTAAGAGACATCCTGGGCTCGGACCGCACAGCAATGGTTCAAGCGGCTACGCTTCTATCATCGGACGCATCGACCACATCCCAACTGGTTGAGTTGCTCCAGTCAGAGAGGCGCATTGAGACGCGACATGCCATTCTCTATGCGCTCTCATGGCATAGCGACCTCAAGCTGTGGGACCTCATGGTCCAGATGCTCTCGGACAGCAATGAGGCTCCCTTGGTACGGGGCCAGGCAGCAGAAGGCCTTGCCTATATGTTCTCCAAGGTCAGAACTGTCTCCAGGGAGTTCGAGGTCGCGGTCAATGCACTTGCCGCTGCATTGAAGGACCCATCTCCCGAAGTTCGCTACTGTGCCGTCCACGCGCTTGGAACAACAGGGCACCCACCAGTCAAGACCATGCTCGAAGAGATGCTCGTGGATCAAAATCGAGCCGAAGGCTGGGTTGGTACAGTGGGAGAGGCCGCATCTCGGGCGATTGAAACGCTCGAGTTGGCTCACGGGATGCGCATCAAAGGCGAGCTCTGA